A genomic segment from Flavobacterium sp. 9R encodes:
- a CDS encoding DUF4293 domain-containing protein, translating to MIQRIQTIYLFLAFLVTLVAPYVFPLWITADAKDFYFMQNPVYVALFGLSTTLSLVSIFSFKKRQNQFVMGRLNMILNLILLGLFVYRSLNLSGETPLVSEKGIGMFVPVLAIVLLVLANKAIKKDEDLVKSVDRLR from the coding sequence ATGATACAGAGAATTCAGACGATCTATTTGTTTTTGGCCTTTTTGGTTACTTTGGTTGCACCCTATGTATTTCCTTTATGGATTACAGCTGATGCCAAAGATTTCTATTTTATGCAAAATCCAGTTTATGTAGCACTTTTTGGATTAAGTACTACACTGTCATTAGTTAGCATTTTTTCATTTAAAAAGAGACAAAATCAATTTGTAATGGGCAGATTGAATATGATATTAAATTTAATTTTATTAGGATTGTTTGTATATCGTTCGCTAAATTTATCTGGAGAAACCCCTTTGGTTTCTGAGAAAGGTATTGGGATGTTTGTACCTGTCTTGGCTATCGTGTTATTAGTTTTAGCTAATAAAGCCATCAAGAAGGATGAAGATCTTGTAAAATCTGTGGACAGATTGAGATAA
- the rho gene encoding transcription termination factor Rho has product MFDISALKELKLSELQEIAKTAKTIKFNGVKKETLIGLILEHQDATAKVVDTVISNDIVDAEKPKRVRIVPNKKVKEVDDKPTLFQNEQTIDKVESANSKTLETNSEAQLVEAKDIENNDGGKKADNVVKFNKSAYEKKLALKKEKGNAKKAEVVTEEVVNSEAVASVGVLEEKISEEKTKDVNEPLVPAKKINPNQLKKQNGNPNQNPNQNPNQNQNQNGNSNGNQNFKNKKNNFKDADFEFDGIIESEGVLEMMPDGYGFLRSSDYNYLASPDDIYLSTSQIRLFGLKTGDTVKGVVRPPKEGEKYFPLVRVLKINGHDPQVVRDRVSFEHLTPVFPSEKFKLAEKQSTISTRIIDLFSPIGKGQRGMIVAQPKTGKTMLLKDIANAIAANHPEVYLIVLLIDERPEEVTDMQRSVRGEVIASTFDREPQEHVKIANIVLEKAKRLVECGHDVVVLLDSITRLARAYNTVQPASGKVLSGGVDANALQKPKRFFGAARNVENGGSLSIIATALTETGSKMDEVIFEEFKGTGNMELQLDRKIANKRIFPAIDLTSSSTRRDDLLLDQNTLHRMWIMRKYLSDMNPIEAMDFINDRFKKTRNNEEFLISMND; this is encoded by the coding sequence ATGTTTGATATTTCTGCATTAAAAGAATTGAAGCTTTCTGAGCTTCAAGAAATTGCTAAAACAGCAAAAACAATAAAGTTTAACGGTGTCAAAAAAGAAACTTTAATAGGTCTTATTTTGGAGCATCAAGATGCAACGGCTAAAGTTGTAGATACTGTTATTTCTAATGATATTGTTGATGCTGAAAAACCTAAAAGAGTTCGAATTGTTCCAAATAAAAAAGTAAAAGAAGTAGATGATAAACCAACTCTTTTTCAAAACGAACAAACCATTGATAAAGTTGAATCGGCTAATTCTAAAACGTTAGAAACTAATAGTGAAGCGCAATTGGTTGAAGCAAAAGACATTGAGAACAATGATGGTGGCAAGAAGGCTGATAATGTAGTTAAATTTAATAAATCAGCTTATGAAAAAAAACTTGCTCTAAAGAAAGAAAAAGGAAATGCAAAAAAAGCAGAGGTAGTTACTGAAGAAGTTGTTAATTCAGAGGCTGTTGCTTCAGTGGGAGTTTTAGAAGAGAAAATTTCGGAGGAGAAAACCAAGGATGTTAACGAACCCTTAGTTCCTGCAAAAAAAATAAACCCAAATCAGTTAAAAAAACAAAACGGGAATCCAAATCAGAATCCAAATCAGAATCCTAATCAAAATCAAAATCAAAATGGGAATTCGAATGGGAACCAAAATTTTAAAAACAAAAAAAATAATTTCAAAGACGCCGATTTTGAATTTGACGGTATAATTGAAAGTGAAGGAGTTTTAGAAATGATGCCAGATGGTTATGGCTTCCTTCGTTCATCTGATTATAATTATTTGGCTTCACCGGACGATATTTATTTATCTACTTCTCAAATCCGTTTATTTGGTTTAAAAACTGGTGATACAGTAAAAGGAGTTGTTCGTCCTCCAAAAGAAGGTGAGAAATATTTTCCATTAGTACGTGTTTTAAAAATTAATGGTCACGACCCACAGGTAGTTAGAGATAGAGTTTCATTTGAACATTTAACTCCAGTGTTTCCTTCAGAAAAGTTTAAGTTAGCCGAAAAACAAAGTACGATTTCTACTCGAATTATCGATTTGTTTTCTCCAATTGGTAAAGGTCAGCGTGGAATGATTGTTGCTCAGCCAAAAACAGGTAAAACAATGTTATTAAAGGATATTGCTAATGCTATTGCTGCCAACCATCCTGAAGTTTATTTAATTGTTTTATTGATTGACGAGCGTCCAGAAGAGGTTACCGATATGCAACGCAGTGTAAGAGGTGAAGTAATTGCTTCTACCTTTGATAGAGAACCACAAGAACACGTTAAAATTGCAAATATTGTATTAGAAAAGGCTAAGAGATTGGTTGAGTGTGGTCATGATGTGGTTGTGTTATTAGATTCGATTACTCGTTTAGCAAGAGCCTATAATACCGTTCAACCAGCTTCCGGTAAAGTGTTAAGTGGTGGTGTAGATGCGAATGCATTACAAAAACCAAAACGCTTTTTTGGAGCTGCAAGAAATGTTGAAAATGGAGGTTCTTTAAGTATTATTGCAACGGCATTAACTGAAACTGGTTCGAAAATGGACGAAGTTATCTTTGAAGAATTCAAAGGAACTGGAAATATGGAATTGCAATTGGATAGAAAAATTGCAAATAAACGTATTTTCCCAGCTATCGATTTGACCTCTTCAAGTACTAGACGTGATGACTTACTTTTAGACCAAAATACTTTACACAGGATGTGGATTATGAGAAAGTACTTGTCCGATATGAATCCAATTGAAGCAATGGATTTTATCAATGATAGATTTAAGAAAACGCGTAATAATGAAGAGTTTTTGATTTCTATGAATGATTAA
- a CDS encoding RsmB/NOP family class I SAM-dependent RNA methyltransferase has protein sequence MRLHRNLVYTTIDALNAIFNEGEYADKVVARSLKKDKRWGSSDRKFVAETIYEIVRWKRLYAEIAEVKEPFDRDNLWRIFAVWAVLRGYPIPDWRQLEGTPERKIKGRFDELSKIRTFKESIPDWMDEVGVKELGETVWAKEIAAQNQPAKVVLRVNTLKTTKEKLRAILMDLNIETDTLKDQPDALVLRERANVFLTDAFKQGLFEVQDANSQLVASFLDVKPGMRVVDTCAGAGGKTLHIAALMENKGQLIAMDLYESKLKQLKLRAKRDSAFNIEYRIIDSTKVIKKLHQKADRVLIDAPCSGLGVLKRNPDSKWKLQPEFIDNIRKVQSEVLESYSKIVKPGGKLVYATCSILPSENQEQVKRFLTTDIGKEFTFIKDHKILASESGFDGFYMALLERKGNTE, from the coding sequence ATGAGATTACACAGAAATTTAGTTTATACTACTATAGATGCCTTGAACGCCATATTCAATGAAGGAGAATATGCCGATAAAGTAGTAGCCCGTTCGTTAAAAAAAGACAAACGTTGGGGAAGTTCCGACAGAAAATTTGTTGCTGAAACTATATACGAAATCGTTCGTTGGAAACGATTATATGCTGAGATTGCCGAAGTTAAAGAACCGTTTGACAGAGATAATCTTTGGAGAATTTTTGCGGTTTGGGCCGTTTTGAGAGGATATCCAATTCCTGATTGGAGACAACTTGAAGGCACACCTGAACGCAAAATAAAAGGAAGGTTTGATGAGCTATCAAAAATCAGAACCTTCAAAGAATCTATTCCTGATTGGATGGATGAAGTTGGAGTTAAAGAACTAGGAGAAACAGTTTGGGCAAAAGAAATTGCCGCTCAAAATCAGCCCGCTAAAGTAGTACTTAGGGTTAACACTTTAAAAACTACCAAAGAAAAGCTAAGAGCTATTTTAATGGATTTGAATATCGAGACAGATACTCTAAAAGACCAACCAGATGCATTAGTTTTGAGAGAGCGAGCAAATGTATTTTTAACTGATGCTTTCAAACAAGGTCTTTTTGAGGTTCAAGATGCAAATTCACAACTAGTGGCTTCTTTCCTTGATGTAAAACCAGGAATGAGAGTGGTTGACACTTGTGCTGGTGCTGGTGGAAAAACACTCCATATTGCAGCACTTATGGAAAACAAAGGGCAATTAATTGCGATGGACTTGTACGAAAGTAAATTAAAACAATTAAAACTAAGAGCCAAAAGAGATAGCGCATTCAATATAGAATATAGAATTATTGATTCTACAAAAGTCATTAAAAAATTGCATCAGAAAGCGGATAGAGTACTTATAGACGCTCCTTGTAGTGGTTTAGGTGTTTTAAAAAGAAACCCTGACTCGAAATGGAAATTACAACCAGAGTTTATCGATAATATCCGAAAAGTACAGTCGGAGGTTTTGGAAAGTTATTCTAAAATTGTAAAACCTGGAGGTAAATTAGTATATGCTACCTGCTCAATACTTCCTTCAGAAAACCAAGAACAGGTGAAACGTTTTTTAACCACAGACATCGGGAAAGAATTCACTTTTATCAAAGACCATAAAATATTGGCTTCAGAATCTGGATTTGACGGTTTTTATATGGCTTTATTAGAACGCAAAGGAAATACTGAGTAA